The following proteins are encoded in a genomic region of Oryctolagus cuniculus chromosome 6, mOryCun1.1, whole genome shotgun sequence:
- the LOC138849929 gene encoding large ribosomal subunit protein uL23-like: MAPKVKKEAPAPPKVEAKAKALKAKKAVLKGVHSHKKKKIHTSPTFRRPKTLRLRRQPKYPRKSAPRRNKLDHYAIIKFPLTTESAMKKIEDNNTLVFIVDVNANKHQTKQAVKKLYDLDVAKVNTLIRPDGEKKACVRLAPDYDALDVANKIGII, encoded by the coding sequence ATGGCACCGAAGgtgaagaaggaagctcctgcccctcctaaagtcgaagccaaagcgaaggccttgaaggccaagaaggcagtgctgaaaggcgtccacagccacaagaagaagaagatccaCACGTCCCCCACCTTCCGGAGGCCCAAGACACTACGCCTCCGACGGCAGCCCAAATACCCTCGGAAGAgcgcccccaggagaaacaagcttgaccactatgccatcatcaagttccccctgaccacggagtcggccatgaagaagatagaagacaacaacacactggtgttcattgtggatgtcaatGCCAACAAGCACCAGACcaaacaagctgtgaagaaactctatgaccttgatgtggccaaagtcaacaccctgatcagacctgacggagagaagaaggcgtgtgtgcggctggctcctgactatgatgctctggacgttgccaacaaaattgggatcatctga